In Virgibacillus sp. NKC19-16, a single genomic region encodes these proteins:
- the smpB gene encoding SsrA-binding protein SmpB produces the protein MPKGNGNTIAKNRRASHDFSIEETYEAGIVLQGTEIKSIRAGRVNIKDSHARIDRGEVKLINLHIAEYEQGNRYNHDPTRTRKLLLHRKEIDKLIGLTQQQGYALVPLKIYIKNGVAKVLIGLGKGKKKYDKREDLKRKQMKRDADRAVKEHMQG, from the coding sequence ATGCCAAAAGGAAACGGTAATACAATTGCAAAAAACAGAAGAGCGTCCCATGATTTCTCCATTGAAGAAACCTATGAAGCAGGAATTGTCCTGCAGGGAACGGAAATAAAATCGATTCGTGCAGGAAGAGTGAACATAAAGGATTCCCATGCAAGGATCGACCGTGGAGAAGTAAAACTCATTAACTTGCATATTGCAGAATACGAGCAGGGTAATCGTTACAATCATGACCCTACACGTACAAGGAAATTGCTATTGCATCGTAAGGAAATTGATAAATTAATCGGACTAACGCAGCAGCAGGGATATGCACTCGTTCCACTGAAAATTTATATTAAAAATGGCGTTGCAAAGGTGTTAATTGGACTTGGAAAAGGGAAGAAGAAATACGATAAGCGTGAAGATTTGAAGCGGAAACAGATGAAGCGAGATGCAGATCGGGCTGTAAAAGAGCACATGCAGGGATAA
- the rnr gene encoding ribonuclease R, which translates to MKDDILTFFKESGTKPLAVDEIEEALEIDDSLDFKEFVKALNALEEEGELVRTRKNRFGLPEKMNLIRGRIQMHAKGFAFLIPDDEDQTDVYINPADLGSAMNKDKVLVRLERKDDSDKRPEGSVIRILERATLQVVGTFEDNRAFGFVIADDKRIPNDIFIPKSMTNGAVSGHKVIAHITKYPEGRKSAEGEIIHILGHKNDPGIDIISIIHTHGITVDFPDEVLDQAAHAPESISEDEIQNRRDLRDEVIVTIDGADAKDLDDAVMVKKLDNGNYKLGVYIADVTYYVEQNTSMDKEAFERGTSVYLVDRVIPMIPHRLSNGICSLNPQVDRLTLGCEMEITSSGEVVNHEIFQSVIKTSERMTYTDVNKILADQDEETRDNYKSLVPMFEQMEKLASILRGKRMGRGAIDFDFKEAQVLVDEKGKAEDVVIRERSVGERLIEEFMLAANETVAEHFHWMDVPFIHRIHEDPDESKLQSFFEFLGSLGLSVKGTANEVHPQALQKVIEEVQGEPEEMIVSKLMLRAMKQAKYDPQSIGHFGLATEFYTHFTSPIRRYPDLIVHRLIRTYLINKQMDKDTIRYWKESLPEIARHTSEKERSAVDAERETDDLKKAEYMQDKIGEEFTGVISSVTNFGMFVELENTVEGLIHVSYLTDDYYHYDEKSLALIGERTANVYRIGDEVEIKVASVNTDERTVDFELVQAEKPKQRKKKDKPTATKNRKKKKR; encoded by the coding sequence ATGAAAGATGATATCCTTACATTTTTTAAAGAATCAGGTACAAAACCATTGGCAGTTGATGAAATCGAAGAAGCATTGGAAATTGATGATTCGTTAGATTTTAAGGAATTTGTTAAAGCATTGAATGCACTGGAGGAAGAAGGAGAACTTGTTCGCACACGGAAAAATCGATTCGGTCTCCCAGAGAAGATGAACCTTATACGCGGACGAATTCAAATGCATGCGAAGGGATTCGCTTTCTTAATTCCAGATGACGAAGATCAGACAGATGTCTATATTAACCCTGCCGATCTTGGATCAGCCATGAACAAGGATAAAGTACTCGTTCGTTTGGAAAGGAAAGACGACAGTGACAAACGCCCGGAAGGAAGTGTGATACGCATTCTGGAACGTGCTACCTTGCAAGTTGTCGGCACGTTTGAGGATAATCGCGCGTTTGGTTTTGTGATAGCGGACGATAAACGTATTCCAAATGATATTTTTATCCCAAAAAGCATGACGAATGGTGCAGTGAGCGGGCATAAAGTGATTGCCCATATTACGAAATATCCGGAGGGACGTAAGAGTGCGGAAGGCGAAATCATTCATATTCTTGGACATAAAAATGATCCGGGTATTGATATTATTTCGATTATCCATACACATGGTATAACAGTAGATTTCCCTGATGAAGTTCTAGATCAGGCTGCACATGCACCGGAGAGCATTTCTGAAGACGAGATCCAAAACCGTCGCGACCTGCGTGATGAAGTCATTGTTACCATCGACGGTGCGGATGCAAAAGACCTTGATGATGCGGTTATGGTAAAAAAACTTGATAATGGCAATTACAAGCTTGGTGTATACATAGCTGACGTCACGTATTATGTAGAACAGAACACATCAATGGATAAAGAAGCGTTCGAACGTGGGACAAGCGTATATTTAGTAGACAGGGTAATTCCGATGATTCCACATCGGCTTTCCAATGGAATTTGTTCCTTAAACCCCCAGGTGGATCGTTTAACCCTGGGCTGTGAGATGGAAATTACATCAAGTGGGGAAGTCGTTAATCATGAAATTTTCCAAAGTGTGATAAAGACGAGCGAACGGATGACGTATACGGATGTAAATAAAATTTTAGCTGACCAGGACGAGGAAACAAGGGACAACTATAAATCCTTAGTACCGATGTTTGAACAAATGGAAAAGTTAGCATCGATCCTACGTGGTAAACGTATGGGCCGGGGTGCTATCGACTTTGATTTTAAAGAAGCCCAAGTCCTGGTGGATGAAAAAGGAAAGGCAGAAGATGTTGTAATACGAGAACGTTCTGTTGGGGAGCGTTTAATTGAGGAATTTATGTTAGCAGCAAATGAAACCGTAGCCGAACATTTTCATTGGATGGATGTACCATTTATCCACCGAATCCATGAAGACCCTGACGAAAGTAAGTTACAGAGCTTTTTCGAATTCCTGGGAAGTCTCGGGCTTTCCGTTAAAGGTACAGCTAACGAGGTTCACCCACAAGCCTTGCAAAAAGTAATTGAAGAAGTGCAAGGTGAACCGGAAGAAATGATTGTATCTAAGCTCATGCTGCGTGCAATGAAGCAGGCGAAATATGATCCGCAAAGTATCGGTCATTTTGGTTTAGCTACTGAATTCTATACACATTTCACATCACCAATCCGAAGATACCCTGATTTAATCGTCCATCGATTGATTAGAACCTATTTAATCAATAAACAAATGGATAAGGATACAATTCGCTATTGGAAGGAAAGTCTGCCGGAAATTGCAAGACACACATCGGAAAAAGAACGTTCAGCTGTGGATGCCGAACGTGAGACAGATGATTTGAAAAAAGCGGAGTATATGCAGGATAAAATTGGAGAGGAATTCACAGGTGTTATCAGTTCCGTTACAAACTTTGGTATGTTTGTAGAGCTGGAAAATACCGTTGAAGGACTTATCCATGTCAGCTATCTAACAGATGATTACTATCATTATGATGAGAAAAGCCTTGCACTAATTGGTGAGCGAACAGCCAATGTTTATCGTATTGGTGACGAAGTTGAGATAAAAGTAGCAAGTGTTAACACCGATGAGCGCACCGTTGACTTTGAACTGGTTCAAGCTGAAAAACCGAAGCAGCGCAAGAAAAAAGACAAGCCAACAGCCACCAAAAATCGGAAGAAGAAAAAAAGATAA
- the secG gene encoding preprotein translocase subunit SecG yields MATVINVLLVIDAIIMVILVLLQSGQSSGLSGAISGGAEQLFGKQKARGMDYFLHRGTIVTGVLFFVLAFLSAYIIQ; encoded by the coding sequence ATGGCTACTGTCATAAATGTGCTACTCGTAATTGATGCAATAATTATGGTTATATTGGTTTTATTACAATCAGGTCAAAGTTCAGGGCTTTCTGGAGCAATATCCGGAGGGGCAGAACAGTTATTTGGGAAACAAAAAGCACGGGGAATGGATTACTTCCTCCACCGTGGAACGATTGTTACAGGTGTACTGTTTTTCGTATTGGCATTTCTAAGTGCATATATCATACAGTAG
- a CDS encoding alpha/beta hydrolase, with amino-acid sequence MKVKQPEPFTFEAGPRAVLLLHGFTGHSADVRMLGRFLEKKGYTSHAPIYRGHGLPPEELIQTNPDEWWEDVRDAYKHLQDLGYKEIAVAGLSLGGVLGLKIAYSEKTKAIIPMCTPMFFDNETQLTKGFKSFSKEYKQLEGKDEEEIEQEVSDVMENSTAVFEGLAAFIDEVRANVDTIYTPTYVVQARKDQMINTDSATYIYENVEADEKDMKWYEESGHVITLDKEKDQLFEDIYQFLESLDWEE; translated from the coding sequence GTGAAGGTAAAACAACCAGAACCTTTTACATTTGAAGCAGGACCGCGTGCAGTATTGCTTCTGCATGGATTTACAGGTCATTCTGCGGATGTTCGAATGCTTGGAAGGTTTCTTGAAAAGAAAGGCTATACAAGTCATGCGCCAATTTATCGTGGCCATGGGCTCCCACCGGAGGAATTAATCCAAACAAATCCGGATGAATGGTGGGAAGATGTCAGAGATGCTTATAAACATTTGCAGGATCTGGGTTACAAAGAAATAGCGGTGGCAGGTCTCTCACTTGGAGGGGTCTTAGGATTGAAAATTGCTTATTCCGAGAAGACAAAAGCAATCATTCCAATGTGTACCCCGATGTTTTTTGATAATGAAACGCAGTTAACAAAAGGGTTTAAAAGCTTTTCCAAAGAATATAAGCAGCTGGAAGGAAAAGACGAAGAAGAAATAGAGCAGGAAGTATCGGATGTAATGGAAAATTCAACAGCTGTTTTTGAAGGGCTCGCAGCATTTATTGATGAAGTGCGAGCGAATGTTGATACGATTTATACACCGACCTATGTAGTGCAGGCGAGGAAAGACCAGATGATTAACACAGATAGTGCCACATATATTTATGAAAATGTTGAGGCAGATGAGAAAGATATGAAATGGTATGAGGAATCCGGGCATGTGATTACATTGGATAAGGAAAAGGATCAGCTGTTTGAAGACATTTATCAGTTTCTAGAATCCCTAGATTGGGAAGAATAG
- a CDS encoding bifunctional metallophosphatase/5'-nucleotidase produces the protein MTNKANIKILYTSDVHGNALPINYGTNEQADLGLAKYATLIKKTREINDHVIVIDNGDLIQGTPFMTHYVKKHSGKQNPMISIMNRIGIDAGVIGNHEFNFGKGILLDAIKQSNYPWLSANSLDEKTGNPYFGPPYSIKTLSNGIKAAIVGVTTHYIPNWETPEHIQGIQFADACTTLQHWVDEIRLKEKCDLLIAAYHGGFERDIETGKVTENLTGENQGYEMAEKIDGIDILLTGHQHRILTGMIRDCLIIQPGNNAENYGKVDVELQQEENGWVITSKQASVKTLEGIEADPVILKNNEELEQSTQNWLDKPIGHIEGDMTIKDPLQARMEKHPFIEFIQKVQMDISGADISVTSLFSNDSPGFSSTVTMRDIVTNYKYPNTLIVLSLTGRDIKQALERSATYFVLDPKGNLTVNPDYISPKSQHYNYDMWEGLNYTIRVSKPNGNKVENISYQGNSLDMDKTYHVVMNNYRASGGGNFDMLKNKPVVKEIQQDMVELISNYIQKHKTIKAAITNNFSVKA, from the coding sequence TTGACTAATAAAGCAAACATTAAAATACTTTACACAAGTGATGTTCACGGCAATGCCCTGCCAATTAATTACGGAACAAACGAACAAGCAGACCTTGGTCTAGCAAAATATGCAACCCTCATCAAGAAAACACGTGAGATAAATGACCACGTTATCGTTATTGATAATGGCGATCTTATCCAAGGCACGCCATTTATGACGCATTATGTAAAAAAGCATTCCGGCAAACAAAACCCTATGATTAGCATCATGAACCGAATTGGCATTGATGCTGGTGTAATCGGTAATCATGAATTTAATTTCGGTAAAGGTATTCTGCTGGATGCCATAAAGCAATCAAACTATCCATGGCTGTCCGCTAATTCTCTTGATGAAAAAACTGGTAACCCCTACTTTGGACCACCATATAGCATCAAAACTTTGTCCAATGGAATAAAGGCGGCAATTGTAGGAGTAACAACCCATTATATTCCAAACTGGGAAACGCCTGAGCATATACAGGGTATCCAGTTTGCCGATGCCTGTACAACCTTACAGCATTGGGTAGATGAAATCCGCTTAAAAGAAAAATGCGATCTGCTAATTGCTGCCTATCATGGGGGTTTTGAACGAGATATTGAAACAGGAAAGGTAACGGAAAACTTAACTGGTGAAAATCAGGGGTATGAAATGGCAGAAAAAATAGATGGTATCGACATACTTTTAACTGGCCATCAACATCGTATATTAACTGGAATGATTCGTGATTGTCTTATTATCCAACCTGGAAATAACGCAGAGAACTATGGAAAAGTCGATGTTGAACTGCAACAAGAAGAAAACGGCTGGGTTATTACTAGCAAACAAGCAAGTGTCAAAACGTTAGAAGGAATAGAAGCTGACCCAGTAATACTGAAAAACAATGAGGAATTAGAACAATCTACCCAAAATTGGTTGGACAAGCCGATTGGACATATAGAAGGCGATATGACCATCAAGGATCCACTCCAGGCAAGAATGGAAAAACATCCATTTATCGAATTCATTCAAAAAGTGCAAATGGATATAAGCGGAGCAGATATTTCGGTAACATCGCTATTTAGTAATGACTCACCAGGTTTTTCTTCCACCGTAACAATGCGTGACATTGTTACGAATTATAAATATCCAAATACACTTATTGTGCTTTCGTTAACCGGAAGAGATATAAAACAGGCACTGGAAAGAAGTGCCACCTATTTTGTTCTTGATCCTAAAGGTAATCTTACAGTTAACCCTGATTATATCTCCCCTAAGTCACAACATTATAATTATGATATGTGGGAAGGACTTAACTATACCATTCGTGTCTCCAAACCAAATGGAAACAAAGTGGAAAACATTTCTTATCAGGGAAATTCACTGGACATGGATAAAACTTACCATGTTGTCATGAATAATTACCGTGCAAGCGGAGGCGGGAATTTTGATATGCTTAAAAACAAACCTGTTGTTAAAGAAATTCAGCAGGATATGGTTGAGTTAATTAGCAATTACATACAGAAACATAAAACAATTAAAGCTGCTATAACAAATAATTTTTCTGTCAAAGCTTAA
- the zupT gene encoding zinc transporter ZupT has protein sequence MSDVLLAFLFTLMAGLATGIGSLLAFFTKTTNTKFLSFALGLSAGVMIYVSMIDIFFKAQDALIADLGEQTGAWLTVISFFAGMALIALIDRFIPKHSNPHEVKKIEDMDRPGAAINNPELLKMGVFTALAIGIHNFPEGIATFMSTLQDPALGFAIAFAVAIHNIPEGIAVSVPIYYATNDKKRAFKLSFLSGLAEPAGALLAFLILMPFLNGVMFGIIFAMVAGIMVFISLDQLLPAAKKYDESHISIYGVISGMAVMALSLLLL, from the coding sequence GTGAGTGATGTTTTACTGGCGTTTTTATTTACGCTAATGGCCGGGCTTGCTACAGGGATTGGGAGCTTGCTGGCATTTTTTACAAAAACAACGAATACGAAATTTTTATCATTTGCCCTAGGATTATCTGCAGGTGTGATGATTTATGTCTCGATGATTGATATATTTTTTAAAGCGCAGGATGCTTTGATTGCTGATCTAGGAGAACAGACAGGAGCCTGGCTGACGGTCATATCTTTCTTCGCTGGGATGGCTTTAATTGCGCTAATTGACCGATTTATTCCGAAGCATTCCAACCCTCATGAGGTAAAGAAAATTGAAGATATGGATAGACCCGGAGCAGCTATCAACAACCCAGAATTACTGAAAATGGGTGTATTCACAGCCTTAGCGATCGGAATTCATAATTTTCCAGAGGGGATCGCGACATTTATGTCAACATTGCAGGATCCCGCTTTAGGCTTTGCCATTGCATTTGCGGTAGCAATTCATAACATACCTGAAGGAATTGCGGTGTCTGTACCAATTTATTATGCAACGAATGACAAAAAACGGGCATTTAAATTATCGTTTCTGTCCGGATTGGCCGAACCCGCCGGTGCACTGCTAGCGTTTTTAATTCTTATGCCGTTTTTAAATGGCGTTATGTTTGGTATAATATTTGCGATGGTGGCAGGGATTATGGTGTTTATTTCATTGGATCAGTTATTACCTGCTGCGAAAAAATACGATGAATCCCATATTTCAATCTATGGCGTGATAAGTGGGATGGCTGTAATGGCGTTAAGTTTATTGCTGCTATAA
- a CDS encoding phosphate/phosphite/phosphonate ABC transporter substrate-binding protein: MKKFLYLLMIGAFIAVLAACESGSEESSSAAEGESSESEETVNESIDTLSVGFVPSRDPDEIITATEPLKQLLKEELATMGYDVGEVEITVGTNYEAVGEALSAGTTDVGLIPGGTYVLYDDGAEVVLTSTRAGLSVDSDDPKEWNDNKPTEASDEQVTGYRALIIAGPSEKGQELAKKVNNGEELTFEDVNSASWAVMSSSSPAGYIYPALWLDENYDKTITDLENVVQSDSYGSSFARLASGQIDVMVTYADARMDNEDTWQTELGGEAPIWDETNVIGVTPAIYNDTVSVSKNSEIMDEDLKSAIQQAFMNIAETEEGKEVISIYNHEGYQEAESSDYDNERKAQEMVQSQN, from the coding sequence ATGAAAAAGTTCTTATATTTATTAATGATAGGTGCATTTATTGCTGTATTGGCAGCTTGTGAGAGTGGCTCTGAAGAAAGCTCCTCAGCAGCAGAAGGGGAGAGCTCTGAGTCTGAAGAAACAGTAAATGAATCAATCGACACACTTTCAGTCGGATTTGTACCTTCGAGAGATCCGGATGAAATTATAACTGCCACAGAACCTCTGAAACAGTTATTGAAAGAGGAGCTGGCAACAATGGGATACGATGTAGGTGAAGTTGAAATCACAGTAGGTACTAACTATGAGGCAGTTGGCGAAGCACTTTCTGCTGGAACAACAGATGTTGGGCTAATCCCGGGTGGTACATATGTATTATATGATGATGGCGCAGAGGTTGTTTTAACATCAACACGTGCTGGATTAAGCGTTGATTCCGATGATCCAAAAGAGTGGAATGACAATAAGCCAACAGAAGCATCTGATGAGCAAGTGACAGGCTATCGTGCATTAATCATTGCTGGTCCGTCAGAAAAAGGGCAGGAACTAGCGAAAAAAGTGAATAATGGAGAGGAATTAACATTTGAAGATGTAAATAGCGCATCGTGGGCAGTTATGTCTTCCTCTTCTCCAGCAGGATATATTTACCCTGCTTTATGGCTTGATGAAAACTATGATAAGACTATTACAGACCTTGAGAACGTCGTCCAGTCCGATTCCTATGGAAGTTCTTTTGCACGGCTTGCATCAGGTCAAATTGATGTGATGGTAACCTATGCAGATGCAAGAATGGATAATGAAGATACATGGCAAACCGAACTTGGCGGAGAAGCACCAATCTGGGATGAAACAAATGTAATTGGTGTTACACCTGCGATTTACAATGATACGGTTAGTGTCAGCAAGAACTCAGAAATTATGGATGAGGACTTGAAATCAGCTATTCAGCAGGCATTTATGAATATTGCTGAGACAGAAGAAGGAAAAGAAGTCATTTCAATCTATAATCATGAAGGGTATCAGGAAGCTGAATCATCCGATTATGATAACGAAAGAAAAGCACAGGAAATGGTTCAAAGCCAGAACTAA
- the phnC gene encoding phosphonate ABC transporter ATP-binding protein translates to MIEFIDVGKTYPNHVKALENINLKIGKGEFVAIIGLSGAGKSTLIRCINRMHDISEGKLIVDDVEVNSLKGKEIRNFRQRVGMIFQSFNLVTRTSVLKNVLVSFVPELPYWRKVSGIFSKGHKIRALTALDKVGILDKAYVRVDQLSGGQQQRVALARTLAQNPDIILADEPIASLDPVTARQVMDDFTKINQETNMSFIMNIHHVEMALEYAERIIGVREGQIVYDGKSGEVTQEILNHIYKGQTKEFEQSEVKERYYV, encoded by the coding sequence ATGATAGAATTTATCGATGTTGGAAAAACTTATCCGAATCATGTCAAGGCATTGGAGAATATCAACCTGAAGATTGGAAAAGGAGAATTTGTTGCGATTATCGGTCTTTCAGGTGCTGGCAAGTCTACACTAATTCGTTGCATCAACCGTATGCATGATATATCTGAAGGGAAATTAATTGTTGACGATGTCGAAGTGAATTCATTAAAGGGAAAGGAGATACGTAATTTCCGGCAGCGTGTCGGGATGATTTTTCAATCTTTTAACCTTGTCACACGGACATCCGTATTAAAAAATGTACTTGTATCGTTCGTTCCGGAGCTCCCATATTGGCGGAAAGTTAGCGGGATATTTTCGAAAGGCCATAAAATCAGAGCATTGACCGCTCTTGATAAGGTTGGGATTCTGGACAAGGCTTATGTTCGTGTTGATCAATTATCAGGCGGACAGCAGCAGCGAGTTGCACTGGCAAGAACGTTAGCACAGAACCCCGATATCATTTTAGCCGATGAGCCTATTGCTTCACTTGATCCAGTGACAGCGAGACAGGTGATGGATGATTTTACAAAAATTAATCAGGAAACAAATATGTCCTTCATCATGAATATTCACCATGTAGAAATGGCACTCGAATATGCAGAACGGATTATCGGTGTCAGGGAAGGGCAGATTGTCTATGACGGGAAATCGGGAGAAGTAACGCAGGAAATCCTCAATCACATATACAAGGGCCAAACGAAAGAATTCGAACAAAGTGAAGTAAAGGAGAGGTACTATGTATGA
- a CDS encoding alpha/beta hydrolase, protein MEKEFWLTMEDNVEVYVKKWYSSIEKPKAIVQLSHGMVEHINRYNAFAEYLVARNIFVYGNDHRGHGKTGDGQGLFGYFAAEDGFAKTAADLRIITDQIKQDHPNTPVFLFGHSMGSFLARDYIQQSSHIINGVILSGTGYYPTLISKTGQQIAAMMPPKEESRFMNSLVFGFNNKKIPDKRTSIDWLSTDEEVVEDYMNDPYSGFIPTGRFFYDLTTGLLGIHNRKRNQAIKKDIPMLLISGDADPIGDYTKGIWKTARLYEKAGLEAIMVMLFTDGRHEILHEPNKEEVYTTIYDWIQNHM, encoded by the coding sequence ATGGAAAAAGAGTTTTGGCTAACGATGGAAGATAATGTTGAAGTTTATGTGAAAAAGTGGTATTCATCAATTGAAAAACCAAAGGCAATTGTGCAGCTTTCCCATGGAATGGTAGAACATATCAACCGCTATAATGCATTTGCCGAATACCTTGTTGCACGTAACATTTTCGTTTATGGAAACGATCACCGCGGGCATGGTAAGACGGGAGATGGACAGGGATTATTCGGGTATTTTGCAGCAGAAGATGGTTTTGCAAAAACAGCGGCAGATTTACGTATCATAACCGATCAGATTAAACAGGATCATCCGAACACACCCGTGTTTCTATTTGGACACAGTATGGGATCTTTTTTAGCAAGGGATTACATCCAGCAAAGTAGCCATATTATTAACGGCGTCATTCTTTCCGGAACAGGCTATTATCCAACATTAATCTCCAAAACAGGACAGCAAATAGCAGCAATGATGCCACCAAAAGAAGAATCCAGATTCATGAATTCACTCGTCTTTGGCTTCAACAATAAAAAGATTCCTGACAAAAGGACAAGCATCGACTGGTTGAGCACGGACGAAGAAGTTGTGGAAGATTATATGAATGACCCTTACAGCGGCTTTATTCCAACAGGGAGGTTTTTCTACGATCTAACGACAGGTTTGCTTGGAATTCATAACCGGAAACGGAATCAAGCAATTAAAAAAGACATCCCCATGTTGCTAATCAGCGGGGACGCAGATCCAATTGGAGACTATACGAAGGGCATTTGGAAAACGGCACGTCTTTATGAAAAAGCAGGTCTTGAAGCCATAATGGTCATGCTATTTACAGACGGTCGACATGAAATTTTGCATGAACCGAATAAAGAGGAAGTGTATACAACCATTTACGATTGGATTCAAAATCACATGTAA
- the phnE gene encoding phosphonate ABC transporter, permease protein PhnE, protein MDAIEKQFYASPRNLRYIITVAVLLLLLFIWSLSAVNLENMEESGWEIATGIIGGILNPDLGLLFNFTSQGVMYLLVETMAIAFLGTIIGSILAIPLAFLSASNIVPKPVAGLTKILLIVIRTIPALVYGLMFIRVTGPGPFAGVLTIALVSIGMLAKLFVDAIEELDTSILESMTSIGCNTFEKIRYGISPQLFSMFLSIIIYRFDMNLREASILGLVGAGGIGAPLIFAMNAYRWTEVGSILIGLVVLILMVELFSNRIRTKLVRG, encoded by the coding sequence ATGGATGCAATCGAAAAACAGTTCTATGCTTCACCCAGAAATTTACGCTATATCATTACAGTGGCTGTACTCCTTCTGCTTTTATTCATCTGGTCGCTTTCTGCGGTCAACTTGGAGAACATGGAAGAAAGCGGATGGGAGATCGCTACAGGTATTATTGGAGGAATCCTGAATCCTGATCTAGGATTGTTGTTTAATTTTACATCACAAGGTGTTATGTATTTACTTGTTGAAACCATGGCAATTGCTTTTCTCGGTACGATAATCGGTTCGATACTTGCGATTCCACTTGCTTTTCTATCTGCTTCCAATATTGTACCGAAGCCTGTCGCTGGTTTAACGAAAATTCTATTAATAGTGATTCGTACTATTCCTGCTCTTGTCTATGGATTAATGTTTATTCGTGTTACAGGGCCAGGTCCATTTGCTGGTGTGTTGACAATTGCACTCGTATCGATCGGCATGCTTGCCAAGTTATTTGTTGATGCGATTGAGGAACTCGATACTAGTATCTTGGAATCCATGACATCGATTGGCTGCAATACCTTTGAGAAAATTCGCTATGGTATTTCTCCGCAGCTCTTTTCCATGTTTCTCTCGATTATTATTTATCGTTTTGACATGAATCTAAGAGAAGCATCCATTCTTGGTCTTGTAGGTGCCGGTGGTATCGGTGCCCCACTTATTTTTGCCATGAATGCCTATCGATGGACAGAGGTCGGATCGATTCTTATTGGTCTAGTTGTATTGATTTTAATGGTTGAACTTTTCTCCAATCGGATTCGAACGAAACTTGTTAGAGGTTAA
- the phnE gene encoding phosphonate ABC transporter, permease protein PhnE has product MYDKIFPPAKISLSNGKVIHEKKSRTPIILALLVFATIISIRFTNFDINVLLTRWNEFFVIIGQMIPPKWDYLAHIWQPLMDTIKMSLLGSILGSIAAVPAAYLASSNVMNKTVTVISKFILSILRTLPTLVTALIATFIFGLGTLAGTVAIFLFTIAYVGKLLYEQIENADMGSFEAMESAGMTRMQAFRYAIFPQVLPNYLSTSLFCFEGNVRYAAILGYVGAGGIGLLLNEGLGWRDYASVGMILLMLIVTVFIIEKISEHFREKLI; this is encoded by the coding sequence ATGTATGATAAAATTTTCCCTCCTGCTAAAATTTCTTTGTCGAACGGAAAGGTCATTCATGAGAAAAAATCACGTACACCAATCATCCTGGCACTCCTTGTATTTGCCACGATAATCTCGATTCGATTCACGAATTTTGATATTAATGTGCTGCTTACGAGATGGAATGAATTTTTCGTTATCATAGGTCAAATGATACCGCCAAAATGGGATTATCTGGCACATATCTGGCAGCCACTTATGGATACGATCAAGATGTCACTGCTTGGATCGATACTAGGGTCGATTGCTGCTGTTCCAGCGGCTTATTTGGCTTCTTCCAATGTGATGAACAAGACTGTTACTGTCATAAGCAAATTCATACTAAGTATTTTACGGACATTGCCAACACTTGTCACTGCACTTATAGCAACTTTTATCTTTGGTCTTGGAACACTTGCCGGCACGGTTGCGATCTTCCTATTTACGATTGCTTACGTTGGAAAGTTACTATATGAACAAATTGAAAATGCAGATATGGGTTCTTTTGAGGCCATGGAGTCTGCTGGGATGACAAGGATGCAGGCGTTTCGGTATGCGATTTTTCCACAAGTCCTGCCTAATTACTTATCAACGTCCTTATTTTGCTTTGAAGGGAATGTTCGATACGCTGCAATTCTTGGGTATGTCGGCGCAGGCGGTATCGGATTATTACTGAATGAAGGGCTTGGCTGGCGTGATTACGCCAGTGTTGGCATGATTTTACTAATGCTGATCGTTACGGTGTTTATTATTGAAAAAATCAGCGAGCATTTCCGCGAAAAGTTAATCTAA